The Ruminococcaceae bacterium KH2T8 genomic sequence CGGTAAGCATTTCCATATCGGTAAAGAGATCAGCTGAAATTTCGGAGACAACATATGAGCAGATTTAATATAACGACTGAGTGTTACATCAGACGTGGTGATGAGATACTCTTTATCCACAAGGGAAGAAACGATATGAATACGGGTAAGTACCTCGGGATCGGAGGTCACCTTGAGGAAGGCGAGTCACCTAATGAATGTATCGTCAGGGAGATAGAAGAAGAGACGGGCATTAGAGCCGATGAGATCACGGGTCTACGGATGAGAGCAGTCATCACCTTCGTAAATACCGTATATGAAGATGAGTATATACATCTTTACGAAGCGGAATATATCGGTACGGAGGATCCTTCGACCAGATATTGCGGAGAAGGCGAGCTCGAATGGATAAATAAGGCAGATATCTATTCGCTGCCCATATGGGAAGGCGATAAAGTGATGTTCGACAAGATGCTCGAAAGCCCTGATTTCTTTGAGCTCAAGCTCACTTACGACAAGGATATCCTGACGGCTTCGAAAATTTATTAAAAAAGTGCTTGCAAAAGAGGTAGTAGCACGATATACTATCGGAGCGCTTGAGAGAGAGGACGCTAAAGACCTCAAACAAAAGCGCTAAGGAACTGAAAAAAGTGCTTGACAAAGCAAACTGAGTTTGGTATCCTTACTAGGCACTTCGCAGGAGAGCAAAGCTCGAAGCGAGGGCGCGGATCTTGAAAATTGAATAGAATGCAGAACTTGAAAACAACGAGCCTTAAGTTAATTCATTGAAATGAGTTTAATTAAGTAATTAAGAGCCAAAAGGCTCTCAGATAATTTTATTTGAGAGT encodes the following:
- a CDS encoding 8-oxo-dGTP diphosphatase, which codes for MSRFNITTECYIRRGDEILFIHKGRNDMNTGKYLGIGGHLEEGESPNECIVREIEEETGIRADEITGLRMRAVITFVNTVYEDEYIHLYEAEYIGTEDPSTRYCGEGELEWINKADIYSLPIWEGDKVMFDKMLESPDFFELKLTYDKDILTASKIY